From a single Bacillus gobiensis genomic region:
- a CDS encoding LysR family transcriptional regulator: protein MTINQLRIFIKVAEKLNFTDAAEELFMTQPAVSRAISSLESELGVSLFYRDKKRGIHLTPIGTATVQEFRKVIQLVNKVEEFADEEKGLKSGKIRIGSFVAASSYFLPQVISYIKSRYPDIKFELKEGTSDQVKKWIDDYQIDVGIVASPTTDYEHFVLLKDKMVVVLPPNHRLTEKEIVTIEELGNEELILCKGGHEAAVNEAFANEHMNLNDGITVQSGETLVKMVNNGLGAGIISEFTLATVPHTLPLKTISPAIKRDICLITSSFDDLSISVKYFVDILKKFTEEQRDEEITSSLKV, encoded by the coding sequence ATGACAATAAACCAGCTCCGAATTTTTATTAAGGTTGCTGAGAAATTGAATTTTACAGACGCAGCCGAAGAACTATTTATGACGCAGCCGGCTGTTAGCAGAGCTATTTCAAGTCTTGAATCAGAGTTAGGAGTTTCTTTATTTTATCGCGATAAAAAAAGGGGGATCCACTTAACTCCAATTGGCACTGCAACTGTACAGGAATTTAGAAAAGTGATTCAATTGGTAAACAAAGTAGAGGAATTCGCAGATGAAGAAAAAGGCTTGAAAAGTGGGAAAATCCGTATCGGATCATTTGTGGCAGCATCATCATACTTTTTGCCGCAGGTTATTTCGTACATTAAAAGCAGATATCCTGATATAAAATTTGAATTAAAAGAAGGAACTTCAGACCAAGTAAAAAAATGGATTGATGATTATCAAATTGACGTGGGAATTGTTGCCAGCCCTACAACTGATTATGAACATTTCGTATTATTAAAAGATAAAATGGTCGTCGTCCTCCCGCCAAATCATCGGTTAACGGAAAAAGAGATCGTTACGATTGAGGAATTAGGGAATGAAGAATTGATTTTATGTAAAGGCGGACATGAAGCTGCTGTGAATGAAGCATTTGCAAATGAGCATATGAACCTGAATGACGGAATCACCGTTCAAAGTGGAGAAACGCTAGTAAAAATGGTGAATAACGGATTAGGAGCGGGTATTATATCAGAATTTACTTTAGCTACGGTTCCTCATACACTGCCGTTAAAAACAATTTCTCCTGCGATCAAAAGAGACATTTGTCTCATAACTTCTTCATTTGATGATCTTTCCATATCCGTCAAATATTTTGTCGATATCTTGAAAAAGTTCACTGAGGAGCAAAGGGATGAGGAAATTACATCGTCTTTAAAAGTATAA